In Lactococcus garvieae subsp. garvieae, the following proteins share a genomic window:
- the efp gene encoding elongation factor P, producing the protein MVAAKDLKAGMTFLNGDKLLRVMEASHHKPGKGNTIMRMKLRDVRSGSTFDDTYRPEDKFEQAVIDTVPAQYLYQMDDTAFFMNNETYDQYEIPVEQVKEELLYVLENTDVKIQFYGTEVIGLQLPTTVVLEVAETQPSIKGATVTGSGKPATMETGLVVNVPDFVEAGTKLEINTQTGEYLKRA; encoded by the coding sequence ATGGTAGCAGCAAAAGACCTCAAAGCCGGAATGACATTTTTGAACGGAGACAAACTCCTCCGTGTTATGGAAGCAAGTCACCACAAACCAGGTAAAGGTAACACAATCATGCGTATGAAATTGCGTGATGTGCGTTCAGGCTCTACATTTGACGATACATACCGTCCAGAAGACAAATTTGAACAAGCTGTGATTGATACAGTGCCTGCACAATATCTTTACCAAATGGACGATACAGCTTTCTTCATGAACAACGAAACATATGATCAATATGAAATCCCTGTTGAACAAGTTAAAGAAGAATTGCTCTATGTCCTTGAAAATACAGATGTAAAAATCCAATTTTACGGTACAGAAGTCATCGGGCTTCAATTGCCAACGACTGTTGTCCTTGAAGTCGCTGAAACTCAACCTTCTATCAAAGGTGCAACAGTAACAGGTTCAGGTAAGCCAGCAACAATGGAAACAGGCTTGGTTGTTAACGTCCCTGACTTTGTTGAAGCAGGAACAAAACTCGAAATCAACACACAAACAGGTGAATACCTTAAACGTGCATAA
- a CDS encoding HAD family hydrolase produces MKFKAIVFDMDGVLVDSERFHSKVLDNFFVESGIDASHLTPKDFVGSVLKDMWPKVLRDEFTEAHAAQVHQEFLDYDAQFPIPYKELLLPGVTDALKTFSEKGYKMAVASSSRRHEIAEVLDTHDLRQYFEFFLSGQDEFEQSKPNPAIYLAAMEKLGVEPSETLIIEDSHYGIMAGKAAGATVWAVKDNYFGINQEQADRFIETLTDAKNLLAESE; encoded by the coding sequence ATGAAATTTAAAGCAATTGTATTTGATATGGACGGTGTTTTGGTAGATTCAGAACGTTTTCACTCTAAGGTTTTAGATAACTTTTTCGTTGAAAGTGGTATTGATGCTAGCCATTTAACACCAAAAGATTTTGTCGGCAGTGTTTTGAAAGACATGTGGCCAAAAGTATTACGTGATGAGTTTACAGAGGCGCATGCAGCGCAAGTGCACCAAGAATTCTTAGATTACGATGCACAATTTCCGATTCCTTATAAGGAGCTACTTTTACCTGGTGTTACGGACGCCTTGAAGACCTTTTCAGAAAAGGGATATAAAATGGCCGTAGCTTCAAGCTCTCGTCGTCATGAGATTGCTGAAGTCTTGGATACGCATGATTTACGCCAGTATTTTGAGTTTTTCTTGTCAGGGCAGGACGAGTTTGAGCAGTCTAAACCTAATCCAGCTATTTATCTGGCTGCTATGGAAAAGCTTGGTGTAGAACCTTCAGAAACCTTGATTATTGAAGATTCGCATTATGGTATTATGGCTGGTAAGGCGGCTGGAGCCACTGTTTGGGCAGTTAAGGATAACTATTTCGGTATTAATCAAGAGCAAGCAGACCGTTTTATTGAGACACTTACGGATGCCAAAAATTTGTTGGCGGAATCAGAATAA
- a CDS encoding M24 family metallopeptidase, with protein MRISNLKEKIARENLDGLILTDMKNIYYLTGFSGTAGTIFMTAEHSYFMTDDRYIGIARQLITGFEIIQTRDALSEIADLAEDLQAIGFEDTVDFAFYRVLAEKLKKAKLVPTTNFVAELRQIKEVDEIATIKKACQIADKAFEAVLRYIEPGRTEIEVANFLDFKMREMGASGISFDTIVASGKRSSLPHGVATHKMIEFGDPVTIDFGCYYNHYASDMTRTVFVGEASPKMREIYQTVRQANEALIAEAKEGMSLADFDKVPRDVIEAASYGGHFTHGIGHGLGLDVHEIPYFGAKAKGALMSNMVVTDEPGIYIPDFGGVRIEDDLLITEEGCQVLTQSPKELLVL; from the coding sequence ATGAGAATCAGTAACTTAAAAGAAAAAATAGCACGAGAAAATTTAGATGGCTTAATCCTTACTGATATGAAAAACATCTACTATTTGACGGGTTTTTCGGGTACAGCTGGAACGATTTTCATGACAGCAGAACATTCCTACTTTATGACGGATGATCGTTATATTGGAATTGCACGCCAATTGATTACGGGGTTTGAAATCATCCAGACACGTGATGCCTTATCTGAAATTGCTGACCTTGCTGAAGACCTTCAAGCTATTGGTTTTGAAGATACAGTTGATTTTGCATTTTATCGTGTATTAGCGGAAAAATTAAAGAAAGCGAAACTTGTTCCTACGACAAATTTTGTAGCTGAGCTTCGCCAAATCAAAGAGGTCGATGAAATCGCCACAATCAAGAAAGCTTGTCAAATTGCTGATAAGGCCTTTGAAGCTGTATTGAGATATATCGAGCCAGGCAGAACAGAAATAGAAGTCGCTAATTTTCTTGACTTTAAAATGCGAGAAATGGGCGCAAGTGGCATCTCTTTTGACACAATCGTTGCTTCAGGAAAACGCAGCAGTTTGCCACATGGAGTAGCAACCCATAAAATGATTGAGTTTGGGGATCCTGTAACCATTGATTTCGGCTGTTATTATAATCATTATGCAAGTGACATGACAAGAACAGTCTTTGTTGGCGAAGCAAGTCCGAAGATGCGTGAAATCTATCAGACAGTACGTCAAGCAAATGAAGCTCTGATCGCAGAAGCAAAAGAAGGCATGTCTCTTGCTGACTTTGACAAAGTGCCACGCGATGTCATTGAAGCAGCCTCATACGGAGGACACTTTACACATGGGATTGGTCATGGTTTAGGCTTAGATGTACATGAAATTCCTTACTTTGGTGCTAAAGCAAAAGGAGCACTCATGTCCAATATGGTCGTTACGGATGAACCAGGAATCTATATTCCTGACTTTGGTGGTGTACGGATAGAAGACGATTTGCTTATTACTGAGGAGGGCTGTCAGGTACTGACCCAATCGCCGAAAGAACTTCTCGTTCTTTAA
- the agaV gene encoding PTS N-acetylgalactosamine transporter subunit IIB yields MPNILLTRIDNRLIHGQVATQWNSFVGSNLLLVANDDVASNPHRQALMDMAAPTGVATRYFSLQKTIDIISKAADRQLIFIICENPQDVLRLVEGGVPIKKVNIGNMHMSEGKRQVATVIAVDDDDVAAFKKLKGLGVELEIQRVPTTAIEPLDKLFK; encoded by the coding sequence ATGCCAAATATTTTACTTACTCGTATTGATAATCGCTTGATTCACGGTCAAGTTGCCACACAGTGGAACAGCTTTGTCGGCTCCAACCTTTTGCTTGTTGCAAATGATGATGTGGCAAGCAATCCACATCGTCAAGCACTGATGGATATGGCTGCACCGACTGGAGTTGCGACACGCTACTTTAGTCTCCAAAAAACGATTGACATTATTAGTAAAGCTGCTGATCGCCAATTGATTTTTATTATCTGTGAAAATCCTCAAGATGTGTTACGTCTTGTTGAAGGTGGTGTACCCATTAAAAAAGTGAATATCGGTAATATGCACATGTCAGAAGGAAAACGTCAAGTTGCAACTGTTATCGCCGTGGATGACGATGATGTGGCAGCATTTAAGAAACTGAAAGGACTTGGTGTTGAGCTTGAGATACAGCGCGTGCCAACGACAGCAATAGAGCCATTAGATAAGCTCTTCAAATGA
- a CDS encoding MurR/RpiR family transcriptional regulator, translated as MSTKLSDSEQYLWNYIERNIIEIPNYSITELSVEAAVSTATIVRTLKKKGYSGYADFKYKLKERRKLHEDFSQFDQEDEGIRLVITKNEQEVMRTISMINIQKLEEAIRIITASRRLILFARGFSEMVAQEMMIKFQLTEKYCELFTDPEIIKIMSKKLSPEDAVLFISLNGETPELVNAAQNCQQHNIATLLLTTAGESTLTSLSDVALVGFKSDGSFFPDYEVRSRLPLTILSRILLDSYALRKKEI; from the coding sequence GTGAGTACTAAACTAAGCGACTCTGAGCAATATTTATGGAATTATATTGAGCGTAATATTATAGAAATCCCTAACTATTCCATCACCGAATTAAGTGTTGAAGCTGCTGTTTCAACAGCAACAATTGTGCGTACACTAAAGAAAAAAGGGTATTCTGGCTATGCCGACTTCAAGTATAAACTCAAAGAGCGAAGAAAGTTGCATGAAGATTTTTCACAATTTGATCAAGAAGATGAAGGTATTCGTCTCGTCATTACCAAAAATGAGCAAGAAGTCATGCGCACCATCTCAATGATTAACATCCAGAAACTTGAAGAAGCAATTCGAATTATCACTGCTTCAAGACGGCTCATTTTATTTGCCCGTGGTTTTTCAGAAATGGTTGCCCAAGAAATGATGATTAAGTTTCAGCTTACAGAAAAATACTGTGAACTCTTTACAGACCCTGAAATCATTAAAATCATGAGTAAAAAATTATCCCCCGAAGATGCTGTCCTTTTCATATCTTTAAATGGCGAAACTCCAGAATTAGTAAATGCTGCACAAAATTGTCAGCAACACAATATTGCAACTCTTCTCCTTACGACAGCGGGTGAATCCACGCTGACCTCCCTATCTGATGTTGCTCTAGTTGGTTTTAAATCAGATGGCTCCTTCTTCCCAGACTATGAAGTACGATCACGACTTCCTCTGACTATTCTTTCACGAATTTTACTTGACTCTTATGCTTTAAGAAAAAAAGAAATATAA
- a CDS encoding HAD family hydrolase, whose translation MGEDFDKKDAARLQKEFFTYKKSSHFPIEEMLFPDVKVVLQRLSETKLKIGLATSSSHDEIAEVLDTHNLRKYFEVISSGEDFPESKPHPAVYLSAMKQLNARASDVLVIEDSPNGIAAGKAVGATIWAIRDQRFDSDQSHADRRVEHLTEVLELLGFS comes from the coding sequence TTGGGAGAAGATTTTGATAAGAAAGATGCGGCAAGGTTACAAAAAGAGTTCTTCACCTATAAAAAGAGTAGCCATTTTCCCATCGAGGAAATGCTGTTTCCTGATGTGAAAGTTGTCCTGCAACGCTTGTCTGAAACAAAACTAAAGATTGGTTTAGCCACAAGTTCGTCACACGATGAAATTGCTGAAGTTCTTGATACACATAATCTTCGTAAATATTTTGAGGTTATTTCATCTGGCGAAGATTTTCCAGAGTCTAAGCCCCATCCTGCCGTTTATTTGTCTGCCATGAAGCAGTTGAATGCCAGAGCATCTGATGTGCTTGTCATTGAAGATTCACCCAATGGTATTGCAGCGGGAAAAGCAGTGGGAGCAACCATTTGGGCGATTAGAGATCAACGATTTGATAGTGACCAGAGTCATGCAGACAGACGTGTTGAGCATTTAACTGAAGTATTGGAACTTCTTGGTTTTTCATGA
- the yajC gene encoding preprotein translocase subunit YajC, which produces MTAQFVINSSLVFIGFLLLGGAFYSIVSGLQFSKRKKVIAELHQTLAVGSEVMFSGGLTGVVTDLDEEFCRIKLADKLVIRVSRYAITQIL; this is translated from the coding sequence ATGACGGCACAATTTGTTATCAACAGTTCACTTGTTTTTATTGGTTTTCTTCTTCTAGGGGGTGCGTTTTATAGCATTGTGAGTGGTTTACAGTTCAGCAAGCGGAAAAAAGTTATCGCCGAGCTGCATCAGACTCTTGCCGTAGGGAGTGAGGTCATGTTTAGTGGCGGCTTGACAGGAGTGGTTACTGATTTAGATGAAGAATTCTGCCGCATAAAGCTTGCGGATAAGTTGGTGATTAGAGTTTCACGTTATGCCATCACGCAGATATTGTAA
- a CDS encoding SIS domain-containing protein has product MLQLPEERLKELGAAITVKETLGQPDLWRKVFGEYAERKTEIDAFLAKLIEKHGFIRVIFTGAGSSQYVGDTVLKSLIELGDTEHFRFESIGTTDIVAAPQATLEQNTPTLLVSFARSGNSPESVAAVNIVEELVQDSYQLVITCAKEGKLAQQALTMENALTCILPDESNDKGFAMTGSCSSMTLLSTLIFSTEELSEKEKQVSVAADLAADVFQRETEIVSFLNDDTDRMVYVGSSTLSGFVREAQLKVLELTAGKIATMFDSSMGFRHGPKSFINENTVVFVFAANNAYTRQYDLDLYKEVAGDAIAQRTVVIGQNLTEGFTYKEVPELKEAYLVFPAFAFAHVIALNASILVKNTPDTPSASGTVNRVVKGVIIHPLEK; this is encoded by the coding sequence ATGCTTCAATTACCAGAAGAACGACTCAAAGAACTAGGTGCGGCTATCACCGTTAAAGAAACTTTAGGGCAACCAGACTTATGGCGCAAGGTTTTCGGAGAATACGCAGAAAGAAAAACAGAGATTGATGCTTTCTTAGCAAAACTTATCGAAAAACATGGCTTTATCCGAGTAATTTTTACTGGGGCAGGTAGCTCGCAGTATGTGGGTGACACCGTACTTAAAAGCTTAATTGAGCTGGGAGATACGGAACATTTCCGTTTTGAATCAATCGGAACAACGGATATCGTAGCAGCCCCACAAGCTACGTTGGAGCAGAATACACCGACCTTGTTGGTTTCATTTGCACGCAGTGGAAACTCCCCTGAATCTGTTGCAGCAGTCAATATTGTAGAAGAGCTAGTCCAAGACAGTTATCAGTTGGTAATTACTTGCGCCAAAGAAGGCAAGCTCGCTCAGCAAGCCCTCACCATGGAAAATGCGTTGACTTGTATCTTGCCAGATGAGTCTAACGATAAAGGGTTTGCAATGACAGGCTCATGCAGTTCAATGACGCTTTTATCAACGCTTATTTTTTCAACAGAAGAACTTTCGGAAAAAGAAAAGCAGGTCAGCGTTGCCGCGGATTTAGCTGCAGATGTTTTTCAGCGAGAAACGGAAATTGTAAGTTTTTTAAATGACGATACAGACCGTATGGTTTACGTGGGCTCAAGTACACTTTCAGGTTTTGTACGTGAAGCTCAACTCAAGGTTTTGGAATTAACAGCAGGAAAAATAGCAACCATGTTTGACAGCTCGATGGGCTTCCGTCATGGACCTAAATCTTTCATTAATGAAAATACTGTCGTTTTCGTCTTTGCTGCCAATAACGCTTATACACGTCAATATGATTTGGATCTCTACAAAGAGGTTGCCGGTGATGCAATTGCTCAGCGAACAGTCGTCATCGGACAAAATCTTACTGAAGGTTTTACGTATAAGGAAGTACCAGAGCTTAAAGAAGCATATCTTGTCTTCCCAGCATTTGCATTTGCTCATGTCATTGCCTTGAATGCTTCAATTTTGGTGAAAAATACGCCTGATACACCTTCAGCATCAGGCACAGTGAACCGTGTCGTAAAAGGTGTGATTATCCATCCTCTGGAAAAATAG
- a CDS encoding PTS system mannose/fructose/sorbose family transporter subunit IID — translation MVFNIPDNYSNQTPAPQLDKKTLNKMVWRSVYLQASFNYERMQAGGWLYSILPGLEKIHTDKKDLSASMAHNLEFFNTHPFLVNFVMGIVLSLEQNKTDIQTIRAVRVAAMGPLGGIGDALFWFTLVPITAGITANMAIAGNIAAPFIFLFIFNAVQFGLRYFLMHWSYRKGTDAISIMTANAKEFTRAASILGIFVVGALTSAMGATSVNIVIPNGEAEINIQSILDGILPSMLPLGLTLLLFYLMQKHKWTPIRCILLLLCLGILGSGIGIWPSIWP, via the coding sequence ATGGTATTTAATATTCCTGATAATTATTCTAACCAAACGCCAGCACCACAACTTGATAAAAAAACACTCAACAAAATGGTTTGGCGCTCCGTTTACCTCCAAGCATCTTTTAACTATGAACGGATGCAAGCCGGTGGATGGCTCTACTCGATCTTGCCCGGTTTGGAAAAAATCCACACGGACAAAAAAGACCTTTCAGCTTCAATGGCGCACAATTTAGAGTTTTTCAACACACACCCATTTTTGGTTAACTTTGTAATGGGGATCGTGCTTTCACTTGAGCAAAATAAAACAGATATTCAGACGATACGTGCCGTTCGTGTTGCAGCGATGGGACCACTTGGAGGGATTGGTGATGCACTCTTCTGGTTCACGCTTGTACCAATTACGGCAGGGATAACAGCCAATATGGCGATTGCGGGAAATATCGCAGCACCGTTCATCTTCCTCTTTATTTTCAATGCTGTACAGTTCGGCTTGCGTTACTTCCTGATGCATTGGTCTTACCGAAAAGGAACAGATGCTATCAGCATCATGACTGCTAATGCAAAAGAATTTACACGTGCAGCTTCTATCCTTGGTATTTTCGTAGTGGGGGCATTGACTTCAGCTATGGGAGCTACTTCAGTAAACATTGTCATTCCAAATGGTGAAGCTGAAATTAATATTCAATCCATCTTAGATGGTATCTTGCCATCAATGTTGCCGTTAGGATTAACTTTACTTTTGTTCTATCTCATGCAGAAGCACAAATGGACACCTATCCGTTGTATCCTTTTACTCCTCTGCCTTGGTATCCTTGGCTCAGGAATAGGTATCTGGCCTTCAATCTGGCCGTAA
- a CDS encoding PTS mannose/fructose/sorbose/N-acetylgalactosamine transporter subunit IIC, which produces MDASIFQIILIFAVTFVVAIDQFSLLQSLYQPIVTGLVIGLILGDVQTGLIVGGTYQLMTIGNMPVGGAQPPNAVIGGIMATVLAITLGLQPAAAVATAIPFSLLGQYGVTLIFTVMAPVMGVADKYAEEANPAGIAKINWLAMCALGTIFGIVVTLFFIGGKAFGDTVVNAIPAWLMSGLGASGNMMRYVGFAILIKVMVSKELWGFYFLGFVLAVIVTGIEALKGPALLLLAVIGFAFAYWDFQMNTKLKAAAAAAPASEGDYEDGI; this is translated from the coding sequence ATGGATGCTTCCATTTTTCAGATTATTTTGATCTTTGCAGTGACTTTTGTCGTTGCCATTGACCAATTTAGTTTACTTCAATCTTTGTACCAGCCTATTGTCACCGGTTTGGTTATCGGCCTTATTCTCGGTGATGTTCAAACCGGCTTGATTGTTGGTGGTACTTATCAACTGATGACTATTGGTAATATGCCGGTTGGTGGGGCTCAACCACCAAATGCGGTTATCGGTGGTATTATGGCAACAGTCTTGGCTATCACTCTGGGTCTCCAGCCCGCAGCAGCCGTTGCCACTGCTATCCCATTCTCATTGCTAGGTCAATATGGTGTAACCTTGATCTTCACAGTTATGGCACCGGTAATGGGTGTAGCGGATAAATATGCAGAAGAAGCAAACCCAGCCGGAATCGCGAAAATTAACTGGCTAGCGATGTGTGCACTCGGAACAATCTTTGGTATTGTCGTAACGCTCTTCTTTATTGGAGGGAAAGCCTTTGGAGATACAGTAGTAAATGCTATTCCAGCCTGGCTTATGAGTGGACTCGGTGCATCCGGAAACATGATGCGTTATGTCGGTTTTGCAATCTTGATTAAAGTTATGGTTTCAAAAGAACTTTGGGGCTTCTACTTCCTAGGCTTCGTGCTTGCTGTTATTGTTACCGGTATTGAAGCGCTCAAAGGTCCAGCATTACTTTTACTCGCCGTAATTGGTTTTGCATTCGCCTACTGGGATTTCCAAATGAATACAAAACTCAAAGCAGCTGCTGCAGCAGCACCAGCTAGTGAAGGAGATTATGAAGATGGTATTTAA
- the fba gene encoding class II fructose-1,6-bisphosphate aldolase, translating to MVLVKSKEMIEKAFKNGYAIGAFNAENMEMAEAIVEAAQEMNAPVIVQTTSGTLNTTPPEMFYHMVKAAADKVSVPVVMHLDHGDDFERVARCLRTGYTSVMIDASKKPFEENVAITEEVVKMAHSMGIPVEAELGIVGGKEDGNNAETVAFTDPEEAEKFVKATNVDFLAIGIGNSHGFYKAEPKLQYDILEAVKARTGDVPLVLHGTSGIPDEDVSKAVAMGIAKVNYATELRAVFTNAIKSYISEDEKVVDPKKYNSAAKQAVKELVKQKIQVLGSDGKAEE from the coding sequence ATGGTACTTGTAAAAAGTAAAGAAATGATAGAAAAGGCATTTAAAAATGGCTATGCCATTGGGGCCTTTAATGCAGAAAATATGGAAATGGCGGAAGCAATCGTAGAAGCAGCGCAAGAGATGAATGCCCCCGTCATTGTCCAAACAACTTCGGGTACGCTCAATACGACACCCCCAGAAATGTTCTACCATATGGTTAAAGCAGCAGCAGACAAGGTCTCAGTGCCTGTAGTGATGCATCTTGATCATGGGGATGATTTTGAACGCGTCGCACGTTGCTTGCGTACAGGTTATACCTCGGTAATGATTGATGCTTCGAAAAAACCATTTGAAGAAAATGTCGCAATAACCGAAGAAGTGGTCAAGATGGCACATTCGATGGGTATTCCAGTAGAAGCTGAACTAGGTATTGTTGGTGGAAAAGAAGATGGCAATAATGCAGAGACGGTAGCTTTTACCGATCCAGAAGAAGCTGAAAAATTTGTCAAAGCTACAAATGTTGACTTTTTAGCTATTGGTATCGGCAACTCACACGGCTTTTACAAAGCAGAACCAAAGTTACAATATGATATCTTAGAGGCTGTCAAAGCGAGAACGGGTGATGTACCATTGGTCCTTCACGGCACTTCAGGGATCCCTGACGAAGATGTTTCAAAAGCTGTTGCTATGGGCATTGCTAAAGTTAACTATGCCACTGAACTCCGCGCTGTTTTCACAAATGCTATCAAATCCTACATCTCCGAAGATGAAAAAGTCGTAGATCCGAAAAAATACAACTCCGCAGCTAAACAAGCAGTCAAAGAACTTGTGAAACAAAAAATTCAAGTGCTTGGTTCTGATGGAAAAGCTGAGGAGTGA
- the lacC gene encoding tagatose-6-phosphate kinase, with protein MSILTVTLNPAIDISYPLEAFHLNTVNRVAQVGKTAGGKGLNVSRVLKELGAEVLATGFADDILGAEIVENLKGEGIDSRFTKISGKTRNCIAILHEGQQTEILEKGPQILRQEAEEFIDNFKAMLSEVEAIAISGSLPDGLQETFYSELIAIANKQEKTVVLDCSGRSLEAVLKNPHKPSVIKPNLEELTDLLGKEVTLENIKESLQDRLFNGIEWIVVSLGKEGVFAKVSNDFYRVQIPKIDVVNPVGSGDATVAGLVYGISQNETVENTLKGANVCGMLNAQEAKTGYINRTNYQALFDQLKVEKI; from the coding sequence ATGAGTATTTTAACAGTCACACTTAATCCTGCTATCGATATTTCTTATCCATTGGAAGCCTTTCACTTAAATACGGTCAATCGTGTGGCACAGGTTGGTAAAACGGCTGGTGGTAAAGGGCTTAATGTATCACGTGTGCTGAAAGAACTAGGTGCAGAGGTCTTGGCGACAGGATTTGCTGACGATATCTTAGGTGCGGAGATTGTCGAGAACTTAAAAGGTGAAGGCATTGATAGTCGATTTACTAAGATTTCTGGAAAGACACGCAACTGTATTGCGATTTTACACGAAGGACAACAGACCGAGATTTTAGAAAAAGGACCACAGATTTTAAGGCAAGAAGCAGAAGAGTTTATTGACAATTTTAAAGCAATGTTATCTGAAGTTGAAGCAATTGCCATTTCTGGTTCTCTGCCTGATGGCTTACAGGAAACTTTCTATTCTGAGCTTATCGCAATTGCCAACAAGCAAGAGAAAACAGTTGTTTTGGATTGTTCGGGGCGCTCACTTGAAGCAGTGCTTAAAAACCCACATAAGCCAAGTGTAATCAAACCCAACTTGGAAGAGTTGACGGATTTGTTAGGGAAGGAAGTCACCTTAGAAAATATCAAAGAAAGTTTACAGGATAGGCTTTTTAACGGTATTGAGTGGATTGTGGTTTCTCTTGGAAAAGAAGGCGTATTTGCTAAAGTTTCCAATGACTTTTATCGTGTGCAAATCCCCAAAATAGATGTAGTAAATCCGGTCGGATCCGGCGATGCGACTGTTGCAGGGCTTGTTTATGGGATAAGCCAGAATGAAACTGTTGAGAATACCTTGAAAGGTGCTAATGTATGTGGCATGCTCAATGCGCAGGAGGCGAAGACAGGTTATATTAATCGGACAAATTATCAAGCTTTGTTTGATCAACTCAAAGTAGAAAAAATATAA
- a CDS encoding PTS sugar transporter subunit IIA encodes MKALISGHAHFAEGMKSAVELITGPQADLHTLTFDEATHLEEYQNALNDFCKNGEEVAIFTDLLGGTPFNKAMIAKGGSESVHIFTGTNLPMLIEFVSQGMMGTEIDVMLDLSVSTAQDGVTLDLELGKKVQESEESDGI; translated from the coding sequence ATGAAAGCTTTAATTTCTGGGCATGCACATTTTGCAGAAGGCATGAAGAGCGCGGTGGAATTAATTACCGGACCACAAGCAGACTTACACACACTTACTTTTGATGAAGCAACTCATCTTGAAGAATATCAAAACGCTTTAAATGATTTTTGTAAAAATGGTGAAGAAGTAGCTATTTTTACAGACCTACTTGGAGGGACGCCTTTTAATAAAGCCATGATAGCTAAAGGAGGGAGTGAGAGTGTGCACATTTTTACGGGCACGAATCTTCCGATGCTGATTGAGTTTGTTTCTCAAGGAATGATGGGAACAGAAATAGATGTAATGCTTGATTTGTCTGTTTCAACAGCTCAAGATGGTGTTACTCTTGACTTAGAATTAGGTAAGAAAGTGCAAGAAAGCGAAGAAAGTGATGGCATTTAA